A single genomic interval of Anopheles marshallii chromosome 2, idAnoMarsDA_429_01, whole genome shotgun sequence harbors:
- the LOC128707960 gene encoding histidine--tRNA ligase, cytoplasmic-like, which yields MTQFFLQKIILRCVSIGRRTSVTVLRKSVNMENIYTKGVSEKRDVEIDTTGVSNLNLTLKTPKGTRDYGPKAMAVRQRLLDQTIHVFRQHGAVTIDTPVFELKELLTGKYGEDAKLIYDLKDQGGELLALRYDLTVPFARYVSMSNISTIKRYHIAKVYRRDNPQIMRGRYREFYQCDFDIAGTYDPMLPDAECVKVVCEILHAVGVGEFKIKINHRKLLDGIFEVCGVPTDKLRNVCSSIDKLDKTPWDEVRRELIEHKGVQEEAIDRIASYVTLRGGLDLVSQLSKDERLVRSTSACEALEDLRLLFQYCDIFEVTNSISFDLSLARGLDYYTGVIYEAVLLHNDGKELSASSVAGGGRYDNLVGMLNPKRKQQVPCVGVSIGVERLLSIIEARSMGTMRTNETEVYVVSAHKGLHLKRLELLNQLWSAGFKAEHSYKRNPKLLDQLQHCEEFQIPYVIILGDAELARGIVKLREISSRQEFEVTLDTLIEELRRRLCTS from the coding sequence ATGACGCAATTTTTTCTGCAAAAGATCATTCTTCGATGTGTGTCCATTGGTAGACGAACAAGTGTTACTGTTTTGCGGAAAAGTGTGAACATGGAGAATATTTATACAAAAGGAGTTAGCGAGAAGCGTGACGTGGAAATCGACACGACTGGTGTCAGCAACCTGAACCTTACATTGAAAACACCAAAGGGTACGCGAGACTACGGTCCAAAAGCGATGGCTGTACGACAACGGTTGCTGGACCAGACAATCCATGTGTTCCGTCAGCACGGTGCCGTAACGATCGACACTCCCGTCTTCGAGTTGAAAGAGTTGCTCACGGGCAAGTACGGCGAGGATGCGAAGCTTATCTACGATTTAAAAGATCAGGGCGGTGAGCTACTGGCCTTGCGATACGATCTAACCGTCCCGTTCGCGCGATACGTTAGTATGAGTAACATTTCCACCATCAAACGTTACCACATCGCGAAGGTGTACCGGCGGGATAATCCGCAGATAATGCGTGGTCGCTACAGGGAATTCTACCAGTGTGACTTTGACATCGCCGGTACGTACGATCCGATGCTGCCGGACGCGGAGTGTGTTAAGGTCGTGTGCGAAATCTTGCATGCTGTCGGCGTTGGAGAGTTTAAGATCAAAATAAACCACCGGAAACTATTGGACGGGATATTCGAGGTGTGCGGAGTACCAACGGACAAGCTGCGGAATGTGTGCTCTTCCATCGACAAGCTGGACAAAACACCGTGGGATGAGGTGCGGCGCGAGCTGATCGAACATAAGGGTGTCCAGGAGGAAGCGATCGATCGGATTGCATCGTACGTAACACTGCGCGGTGGTTTGGATTTGGTGAGCCAGCTATCGAAGGACGAGCGGCTGGTACGATCTACGAGCGCGTGCGAGGCGTTAGAGGATTTGCGATTGTTATTCCAATACTGCGACATCTTTGAGGTCACAAACAGCATCTCGTTCGATCTTAGTTTGGCCCGCGGACTTGATTACTACACGGGAGTAATATACGAGGCAGTACTGCTTCATAATGATGGTAAGGAATTGTCAGCCAGTTCTGTGGCTGGTGGTGGACGGTATGACAACTTGGTGGGAATGCTTAATCCAAAGAGGAAGCAACAGGTCCCCTGTGTTGGCGTGTCTATCGGCGTGGAACGTCTGCTTTCCATCATCGAGGCACGTTCGATGGGCACAATGCGCACCAACGAAACGGAAGTGTATGTGGTGTCGGCACACAAGGGACTCCATCTTAAGCGGCTGGAATTACTAAATCAACTGTGGTCGGCAGGATTCAAGGCGGAACATTCGTACAAGCGGAATCCGAAGTTGCTCGACCAGCTGCAACACTGCGAGGAGTTCCAGATCCCGTACGTCATCATCCTGGGGGATGCCGAACTGGCACGCGGTATCGTGAAGCTCCGCGAAATTTCCTCCCGACAGGAGTTTGAAGTAACGCTGGACACGCTCATCGAGGAGCTACGCCGTCGGCTGTGTACATCATGA